One Flavobacterium sp. 90 DNA segment encodes these proteins:
- a CDS encoding YncE family protein, protein MKTNFKFLIVLVLITLSFQACQKDDPIIPEEVVVLPPETVTTVDGFYLLNEGNMNMNKSSLDYYDYQSGTYRRNVYGQANPEATLGLGDVGNDIGIYGSKVYAVINNSNKIEVMDASTTKRLKVIDIKNCRYVTFANGKAYASAYDGEVQLGENSPNGFVAEIDTTSLKITRTVKVGRQPEEMAIVGDKLYIANSGGYSPPNYERTVSVIDLKTFTKIKDIDVAINLHRLKADADGDIYVSSRGDYYSIPSKLFVIDTKTDKVKKTFDIACANLSIVGDKGYIIGSEFSYVTFKWKINYSMIDVKKETLLEGSFLPKAVSDQIKTPYGLAVDPFSLNVYITDAGDYVSPGKLYCIDKNGENKFTVITGDIPAHFAFKLKKTIKNNK, encoded by the coding sequence ATGAAAACAAACTTCAAGTTTTTGATCGTATTGGTTTTAATAACCTTGAGTTTTCAGGCGTGTCAGAAAGATGATCCTATTATCCCTGAAGAAGTTGTCGTATTGCCTCCGGAAACGGTTACAACAGTCGACGGATTTTATCTTCTTAACGAAGGAAATATGAATATGAACAAATCGTCATTAGACTATTATGACTATCAATCCGGGACTTACAGACGAAATGTTTACGGTCAGGCAAATCCCGAAGCGACTTTAGGTTTGGGAGATGTGGGAAATGATATTGGTATCTACGGATCAAAAGTTTATGCAGTAATCAATAACTCAAATAAGATCGAAGTTATGGATGCTTCAACGACGAAACGTCTTAAAGTTATTGATATAAAAAACTGTCGTTACGTGACTTTCGCAAACGGAAAAGCTTATGCAAGCGCTTATGATGGCGAAGTACAATTGGGAGAAAATTCTCCAAATGGTTTTGTTGCCGAAATCGATACTACATCACTTAAGATTACAAGAACTGTAAAAGTAGGACGTCAGCCTGAAGAAATGGCAATTGTAGGCGACAAATTGTATATCGCAAATTCCGGAGGATATAGTCCGCCAAATTACGAAAGAACAGTTTCTGTAATAGACTTAAAAACCTTTACAAAAATCAAAGATATTGATGTTGCAATAAACCTTCACAGACTTAAAGCAGATGCAGATGGCGATATTTATGTAAGTTCTCGCGGCGATTATTATAGTATTCCGTCTAAACTTTTTGTCATTGATACCAAAACAGATAAAGTCAAGAAAACCTTTGATATCGCTTGTGCCAATCTTTCTATTGTGGGCGATAAAGGTTATATAATTGGATCTGAGTTTAGTTATGTCACTTTCAAATGGAAAATAAATTACTCAATGATCGATGTAAAAAAAGAGACTTTGCTTGAAGGAAGTTTTTTACCGAAAGCCGTTAGCGATCAAATAAAAACACCTTACGGACTTGCTGTTGATCCTTTCTCGCTAAATGTTTACATAACAGATGCCGGTGATTATGTGTCACCCGGAAAACTGTATTGTATCGATAAAAACGGAGAAAATAAGTTTACTGTAATTACAGGAGATATTCCGGCTCACTTTGCCTTTAAACTAAAGAAAACTATCAAAAACAATAAATAA
- a CDS encoding OsmC family protein yields the protein MKFTRNANANWKGTGMEGNGTITTQSTTLNNAQLSFKTRFAEGVGTNPEELIAAAHAGCFTMQLSFLLSETGFVPEDLNTVAKVTFEDGTITLITLELSGSVPGISVEDFEKTAQKAKEICPISKLLNTEIVLKSTLIS from the coding sequence ATGAAATTTACAAGAAACGCAAACGCAAACTGGAAAGGTACAGGAATGGAAGGAAACGGAACCATTACAACTCAAAGTACAACATTAAACAACGCACAACTGTCTTTTAAAACTCGTTTTGCAGAAGGAGTAGGAACAAATCCTGAAGAATTGATCGCCGCGGCACATGCAGGATGTTTTACAATGCAATTGAGCTTTTTATTATCAGAAACTGGTTTTGTGCCAGAAGACCTTAACACAGTTGCAAAAGTAACTTTTGAAGATGGTACAATTACTTTAATCACTTTGGAACTTTCGGGTTCAGTTCCTGGAATTTCTGTTGAAGATTTTGAAAAAACAGCTCAAAAAGCAAAAGAAATTTGTCCAATTTCAAAATTACTTAATACAGAAATCGTTTTAAAATCAACTCTAATATCTTAA
- the xylA gene encoding xylose isomerase, translating to MVVLGDKEYYKGIGKINFEGKDSDNPLAFRYYNPDQIVAGKTMREHFKFAISYWYSFGGNGSDPFGQGTQTLAWNELREPIQSAKNRADAAFEFISKMGFDYYCFHDHDLVQEGQTFTQTELRLATMTDYLKEKQAISGIKALWGAANCFSNPRYMNGAATNPDFKVVARAAAQVKLALDVTIALGGENYVFWGAREGYLSLLNTDMKRELDHMGTFLTKARDYARGQGFKGNFLIEPKPMEPSKHQYDFDCATTIGFLRQHGLEKDFKINIEVNHATLAQHTFQHELDVAAMSGMLGSIDANRGDSQNGWDTSQFPNNIQDVTEAMLVFLKAGGVNGGGVNFDAKIRRNSTDMEDIFLAHIGGADVFARALLTADQIISSSQYENLRKQRYSSFDSGKGKQFEQGKLNFKDLYTIAIENGELELQSGKQEFFENIINRYI from the coding sequence ATGGTAGTTTTAGGAGACAAAGAGTATTATAAAGGAATTGGTAAAATCAATTTTGAAGGAAAGGATTCAGACAATCCTTTGGCATTCAGATATTATAATCCTGACCAAATTGTTGCTGGCAAAACTATGCGAGAGCATTTTAAATTTGCAATATCTTATTGGTACAGTTTTGGAGGTAATGGTTCAGATCCTTTTGGACAAGGAACTCAGACTCTTGCCTGGAACGAATTAAGAGAACCTATTCAGTCTGCAAAAAATCGAGCCGATGCCGCTTTTGAATTTATAAGCAAAATGGGATTCGATTATTATTGTTTTCACGATCATGATTTGGTTCAGGAAGGACAGACTTTTACCCAGACGGAATTGCGATTGGCAACCATGACAGATTATTTAAAAGAAAAACAAGCAATCTCAGGAATTAAAGCGCTTTGGGGAGCTGCCAATTGTTTTTCGAATCCGCGATATATGAACGGAGCTGCTACAAATCCGGATTTTAAAGTAGTTGCCAGAGCTGCGGCTCAGGTAAAATTAGCGTTGGATGTAACTATTGCGCTTGGAGGCGAAAACTATGTTTTTTGGGGAGCGCGCGAAGGTTATTTGAGCTTATTAAATACGGATATGAAACGCGAACTGGATCATATGGGAACGTTTTTGACTAAAGCAAGAGATTATGCAAGAGGACAAGGTTTTAAAGGAAATTTTTTAATAGAACCAAAACCTATGGAACCCTCAAAACATCAATACGATTTTGATTGCGCCACGACAATTGGTTTCTTACGCCAACATGGTTTAGAGAAAGATTTTAAAATAAATATAGAAGTAAACCATGCAACATTAGCACAGCATACTTTTCAGCATGAGCTTGATGTAGCAGCGATGTCAGGGATGTTAGGAAGTATTGATGCCAACAGAGGAGATAGCCAGAATGGTTGGGATACTTCTCAGTTTCCAAATAACATTCAGGATGTTACAGAAGCGATGCTGGTTTTTCTTAAAGCGGGCGGAGTTAATGGTGGCGGCGTAAATTTTGATGCAAAAATTAGAAGAAACTCTACAGATATGGAGGATATTTTTCTGGCACATATTGGTGGCGCAGATGTTTTTGCAAGAGCTTTATTGACTGCTGATCAAATTATTAGTTCGTCACAATATGAAAATTTAAGAAAACAACGCTATAGTTCTTTTGATAGCGGAAAAGGGAAACAGTTCGAACAGGGTAAACTGAATTTTAAAGATTTGTACACGATTGCAATTGAAAACGGCGAACTGGAACTACAAAGCGGAAAACAAGAGTTTTTTGAGAATATAATTAATCGTTATATTTAA
- a CDS encoding DUF5808 domain-containing protein: protein MENNRENSNLSDSKNWKWGFFYYNKNDKDLFPPKRNGQAGFTINFANPRSVILFLVFIILLLIPMFFIFSKV, encoded by the coding sequence ATGGAAAATAACAGAGAAAACAGCAATCTTTCAGATTCTAAAAACTGGAAATGGGGATTTTTCTATTATAACAAAAATGACAAAGATTTATTTCCACCTAAAAGAAATGGACAAGCAGGATTTACAATAAATTTCGCAAATCCTCGCTCCGTAATTCTATTTCTTGTGTTTATAATTTTACTTTTAATTCCAATGTTTTTTATATTTTCTAAAGTATAA
- a CDS encoding TonB-dependent receptor gives MAWILFLNPMYAQDNPLKNNKESDSLKKHQLNEVIVTTSKREFKVESPMPVQILSGKQLEKLNSLSVADAVRYFSGVQLKDYGGIGGLKTINVRSLGSAHTAVFYDGMTVGNAQNGQVDLGKYSLDNIEAIELYNGQKSTIFQPARGFFASNTLFLKTKIPDFSSGKNTKIRVGVKTGSFGLFNPSFLYQQKLSSRFSLTASTEWLKADGKYRYRYQKTNGYDTTAVRQNGDITALRSELTFQGKLGNTGQTSLKAYYYDSERGLPGAILANKYEYVQRQWDRNFFVHGSYQNSFSKKYELLANIKFSRDYNRYIDPDYKTLQGALDNKYYQNEFYASVVNQYTIKEWWKVSLATDFSINTLTANLYRFPYPTRYSYLAALSTEMHWSRLDIQANLLGAYVDEQVKYYQQGDSQHVFCPVVSASYQPFDSKNFRVRAFYKESFRMPTFNDLYYTFIGNSSLKPEFTTQYDFGSTYIIEPKKFLQSASFQADVYYNHVKDKIVAMPSANLFRWTMMNLGEVDITGFELNTNFVFRFPEDIFLDLGLSYTYQKAIDVTPQGTTYGDQIPYTPMNSGTATSSISCKNWQLNYSFIYTGERYSQKANIPVNYVKPWYTSDVALIWDGKFLKLPTKIGAEVNNLFNQYYDVVLNFPMPGRNYRLSLSVNF, from the coding sequence TTGGCATGGATTTTATTTTTGAATCCGATGTATGCACAGGATAATCCGCTGAAAAATAATAAGGAATCAGATTCTTTAAAGAAACATCAATTGAATGAGGTTATTGTAACCACAAGCAAGCGTGAGTTTAAGGTCGAATCTCCTATGCCTGTACAGATATTGTCAGGAAAACAGCTCGAAAAATTAAATAGTCTTTCTGTTGCAGATGCTGTGCGTTATTTTTCTGGAGTGCAATTGAAAGATTATGGCGGAATTGGCGGTTTGAAAACTATCAATGTCCGAAGTTTAGGAAGCGCTCATACGGCGGTTTTTTATGATGGAATGACCGTTGGAAATGCTCAAAACGGACAAGTAGATCTTGGGAAATATTCGCTGGATAATATCGAAGCCATTGAATTGTATAACGGACAGAAATCGACTATTTTTCAGCCAGCAAGAGGTTTTTTCGCTTCGAATACACTTTTCTTAAAGACAAAAATTCCCGATTTCTCCTCCGGAAAAAATACAAAAATAAGAGTTGGCGTAAAAACAGGTTCCTTCGGACTTTTTAATCCTTCTTTTCTATATCAGCAAAAATTATCTTCCAGATTCTCTCTTACAGCAAGTACTGAATGGCTTAAAGCCGATGGAAAATATAGGTACAGATACCAAAAAACAAATGGTTATGATACAACGGCAGTTCGTCAAAATGGAGATATTACAGCGTTAAGAAGCGAATTGACATTTCAGGGAAAACTTGGAAACACTGGTCAAACCTCGTTAAAAGCGTATTATTATGATTCTGAACGCGGACTTCCGGGAGCAATTTTAGCCAATAAATATGAATATGTGCAGCGACAATGGGACAGAAACTTTTTTGTTCACGGCTCTTATCAAAATTCTTTTTCTAAGAAATACGAATTATTGGCGAATATAAAATTCAGCAGAGATTATAATCGGTACATTGATCCGGATTATAAAACACTTCAGGGAGCGCTGGATAATAAATATTATCAAAATGAATTTTATGCTTCTGTTGTAAACCAATACACGATTAAAGAATGGTGGAAAGTTTCTTTGGCAACAGATTTTTCGATCAATACACTTACTGCTAATTTATACCGATTTCCATATCCAACCCGATATTCTTATTTGGCCGCATTATCTACAGAAATGCATTGGTCAAGACTTGATATTCAGGCAAATTTATTAGGTGCTTACGTTGACGAACAAGTAAAATATTATCAGCAAGGAGACAGTCAGCATGTTTTTTGTCCGGTTGTATCGGCTTCTTATCAGCCTTTCGATAGTAAAAATTTCAGAGTCAGAGCATTTTATAAAGAATCTTTCAGAATGCCAACTTTCAATGATTTGTATTATACTTTTATCGGAAACAGCTCTTTAAAGCCTGAATTTACTACACAATACGATTTTGGTTCAACTTATATAATCGAACCAAAAAAGTTTCTGCAATCAGCGTCTTTTCAGGCTGATGTATATTATAATCACGTAAAAGATAAAATTGTTGCGATGCCTTCTGCAAATTTATTTCGCTGGACGATGATGAATCTTGGCGAAGTTGATATTACAGGTTTTGAATTAAATACCAACTTCGTATTTCGTTTTCCGGAAGATATATTTTTGGATTTAGGTTTAAGTTATACCTATCAAAAAGCAATCGATGTTACGCCACAAGGCACGACTTATGGAGATCAGATTCCGTATACGCCAATGAACAGCGGAACGGCAACTTCGTCTATAAGCTGTAAAAACTGGCAGTTGAACTACAGCTTTATTTATACCGGAGAACGATACAGTCAGAAAGCCAATATTCCTGTAAATTATGTAAAGCCTTGGTATACCAGCGATGTGGCTTTGATTTGGGATGGGAAATTCTTAAAACTTCCAACGAAAATAGGAGCGGAGGTTAACAATCTTTTCAATCAATATTATGATGTGGTTTTAAATTTTCCGATGCCCGGAAGAAATTATCGCCTGAGTCTGTCCGTAAATTTTTAA
- a CDS encoding T9SS type A sorting domain-containing protein, whose product MQEKITREKFSVKGFLTVILLLFALCSFAQTYEFENGTRTNSANIQNCDACSNKIVGNLGGDSSVSVNVSVTTTGWYNLQLFYCTGDPRTIRLTAGSATAISIPCDPSGGWSTAASKNISVYLNSGTTTLLWDNTNSWAPNLDKFVLTPMAASTTQTVNFGTNNSVVYNLTNKTYNVKFNGATVITNASAYASSDQQYVSSNFASAVYSTEAFTDNIGSGTKHIFTLSGNYTLGMQQIFYTYTNKNYLAVQVVLTGNGSNCYKMSPLTSYQVTPNFGTGDTRAVFVPYDNDAWVRYNAYPLNAADFTASEVTNIYNNTNRKGLVIGSLEHTKWKTGITVNGGGTSSAYVSVIAGWTKKEVTRDTRGHGWVNVGQTSCPSPKVIISANDDWRTGFEEFAQANAALQPKYIFDWTAPKPMGWNSWGAMQTSINLTKVNAVVDFFKNDCPAFKTEDNTLFIDLDSYWDNMSDAQLAQFVTYAKSKGFKAGIYWAPFVDWGKYNRQVEGSSYNYNQCWTTVNGAPFELDGAYAMDPTSPGTKARIHYFINRFKAAGFEMVKVDFLTHASIEADSFVNYQLHTGMEAYQEGMKYLVDEINGTMLVEAAISPNIATGPYVHMRRIACDAYSSIGDSDYTLNSTTYGWWQNQIYDYLDADHVVFGTVTAGENRARLLGSVVTGTITTGDDFSVAGAWKAKAQSLLQNTDVMNVAKADVQFRPADGNTGYNAANVFSATKNGVTYVAVFNYSNAAVTNNVNLSRLGLGSGNYTVKELYSGATSTTQGTLSVQLPQADAALYAISVATNLSTPNYFKTAATNYVFPNPASSTFRIKFDHTINGPVALSMYDTAGKEVWKTIIIAEDMITSEVPVNGLAKGVYMIKASTEGNSVQNFKFVKN is encoded by the coding sequence ATGCAAGAAAAAATTACAAGAGAAAAATTTTCGGTTAAAGGATTTCTTACCGTCATACTATTATTATTTGCTTTATGCAGTTTTGCACAAACCTATGAATTCGAGAATGGAACGCGCACCAATAGCGCCAACATTCAAAACTGCGATGCTTGTTCCAACAAAATAGTTGGGAATTTAGGAGGTGATAGCAGTGTTTCTGTCAACGTTTCTGTAACGACAACTGGCTGGTACAATCTGCAATTGTTTTATTGTACGGGCGATCCCAGAACCATTCGTTTAACGGCAGGTTCCGCAACAGCCATATCGATTCCGTGTGATCCTAGCGGAGGCTGGAGTACTGCAGCCTCAAAAAACATCAGTGTCTATTTAAACAGCGGAACCACTACTCTGCTTTGGGATAACACGAATTCCTGGGCGCCAAATTTAGACAAGTTTGTTTTGACTCCAATGGCGGCATCAACGACTCAAACAGTGAATTTTGGAACCAATAACAGTGTGGTTTACAATTTAACCAACAAGACTTATAACGTAAAATTCAATGGCGCAACAGTAATTACTAATGCATCTGCTTATGCGTCTAGCGATCAGCAATATGTGAGCAGTAATTTTGCTTCGGCGGTTTACTCTACAGAAGCGTTTACAGATAATATCGGTAGTGGTACGAAGCATATTTTCACTTTAAGTGGAAATTATACGTTGGGAATGCAACAGATTTTCTACACTTATACCAATAAAAATTATCTTGCAGTTCAGGTTGTCCTTACGGGAAATGGCTCGAATTGCTACAAAATGTCGCCTTTGACAAGTTATCAGGTAACGCCAAATTTTGGCACAGGAGATACTAGAGCCGTTTTTGTGCCTTATGATAATGATGCTTGGGTTCGCTATAATGCTTATCCGCTTAATGCTGCAGATTTTACAGCGTCTGAGGTTACTAACATTTACAACAATACGAATCGAAAAGGATTAGTTATTGGTTCTCTTGAACACACAAAATGGAAAACCGGAATTACGGTAAACGGTGGCGGAACCTCATCTGCTTACGTTTCGGTTATTGCAGGATGGACAAAAAAGGAAGTTACGAGAGATACTCGTGGTCATGGTTGGGTAAATGTTGGGCAAACAAGTTGTCCTTCGCCTAAAGTGATTATAAGTGCAAATGACGATTGGCGAACTGGTTTTGAAGAATTTGCTCAGGCAAACGCAGCGCTTCAACCTAAATATATTTTCGATTGGACGGCACCAAAACCAATGGGTTGGAATAGTTGGGGCGCCATGCAGACTTCTATTAATCTAACGAAAGTCAATGCCGTTGTAGACTTTTTCAAAAACGATTGTCCGGCTTTCAAAACGGAAGACAATACTTTATTCATCGATCTTGATTCGTATTGGGATAATATGTCTGATGCACAACTGGCACAATTTGTTACTTATGCTAAAAGCAAAGGTTTTAAAGCCGGTATTTACTGGGCTCCATTTGTAGATTGGGGAAAATATAATCGTCAGGTCGAAGGTAGTTCGTACAACTACAATCAATGTTGGACGACGGTTAATGGTGCTCCTTTTGAATTGGATGGCGCATATGCCATGGATCCCACAAGTCCGGGAACTAAGGCGAGAATACACTATTTTATCAATCGTTTTAAAGCCGCTGGTTTTGAGATGGTAAAAGTCGACTTTTTGACGCACGCCAGTATTGAAGCCGATAGTTTTGTGAACTATCAATTACATACAGGAATGGAAGCGTATCAGGAAGGAATGAAATATTTAGTCGACGAAATTAATGGTACAATGTTAGTCGAAGCAGCGATATCTCCAAATATTGCAACAGGTCCGTATGTGCATATGCGTCGTATTGCCTGCGATGCTTATAGCAGTATTGGAGATAGCGATTATACACTTAACAGCACAACTTATGGCTGGTGGCAAAATCAAATTTATGATTATCTTGATGCTGATCACGTTGTATTTGGTACTGTTACTGCAGGAGAAAATCGTGCGAGACTTTTAGGTAGTGTCGTAACGGGAACGATTACAACTGGTGATGATTTTTCTGTTGCGGGAGCCTGGAAAGCAAAAGCACAATCACTTTTACAAAATACTGATGTTATGAATGTTGCCAAAGCTGACGTGCAATTTCGCCCTGCTGATGGAAATACAGGTTATAATGCTGCCAATGTTTTTTCAGCTACAAAAAACGGAGTTACTTATGTAGCTGTTTTTAATTATAGCAATGCAGCAGTAACCAACAATGTCAATTTAAGCCGTCTTGGCTTGGGTTCCGGAAATTATACGGTTAAAGAATTGTATTCTGGTGCAACAAGCACAACACAAGGAACTTTGAGTGTTCAATTGCCTCAGGCCGATGCAGCTTTATATGCAATTTCGGTGGCAACGAATTTAAGTACGCCTAATTATTTTAAAACTGCTGCGACCAATTATGTGTTTCCAAATCCGGCATCAAGTACTTTCAGAATAAAATTTGATCATACTATAAATGGTCCAGTTGCGCTTTCTATGTATGATACAGCCGGAAAAGAAGTTTGGAAAACGATTATTATTGCCGAAGACATGATTACTTCTGAAGTTCCTGTAAATGGTCTTGCCAAAGGTGTTTATATGATAAAAGCTTCAACAGAAGGGAATTCGGTACAAAACTTTAAATTTGTTAAGAATTAG
- a CDS encoding PKD-like domain-containing protein: protein MKKILFTLSIVLFLAGCSKDDDAVQNPPKIEITIPANGFVADKMQWFSVKPQVGSEIENTYKWFVNNKEVSTTADLSYVFATAGTYNIEFKAKNGVGESSKSFTVTVNDKAYLNRIKNVFDFFPAPGQFTNGLPQYEAGDTDETMRAKAEKAITTDNSMISLGGFGGYVTFGFDHTVINKEGSDFIVLGNAFSNWAEPGIIMVSIDANGNGKPDDEWFEIAGSEHNKATTIKNYELTYYKPATEPEDPSEPNYIRWTDNQGKTGYVSKNPFHSQPFYPSWKGNTITFKGTFLQSNAFDQSGTGSYWVCPAYDWGYADNWSNADDKAQINIDWAVNSKGESVKLKGIDFVKVYNSNRAEAGWLGEVSTEVAGFKDLNLP from the coding sequence ATGAAGAAGATTTTATTTACCTTGTCAATTGTCCTGTTCCTGGCGGGATGTTCTAAAGATGATGATGCTGTACAGAATCCTCCAAAAATTGAAATTACTATTCCTGCAAATGGTTTCGTTGCAGATAAAATGCAATGGTTCAGTGTTAAACCTCAAGTGGGAAGTGAGATCGAGAATACCTATAAATGGTTCGTAAATAACAAGGAAGTTTCAACAACTGCTGATTTATCTTATGTATTTGCAACAGCTGGAACTTATAATATTGAATTTAAAGCTAAAAATGGAGTAGGCGAAAGTTCGAAATCATTTACGGTTACAGTAAACGATAAGGCGTATTTAAACAGAATCAAAAATGTGTTCGATTTCTTTCCTGCGCCGGGACAATTTACAAATGGTTTACCGCAATATGAAGCGGGAGATACAGATGAAACCATGCGAGCAAAAGCTGAAAAAGCAATCACGACTGATAATAGTATGATTAGCCTTGGAGGATTTGGAGGTTATGTAACGTTCGGTTTTGATCATACCGTTATTAATAAAGAAGGAAGTGATTTTATTGTACTTGGAAATGCATTTTCGAATTGGGCTGAACCTGGAATTATAATGGTTTCTATCGATGCTAACGGAAATGGAAAACCGGACGATGAATGGTTCGAAATTGCCGGTTCTGAGCATAACAAAGCAACTACAATTAAAAATTACGAGCTAACGTATTACAAACCAGCTACAGAACCGGAAGATCCAAGTGAGCCAAATTATATTCGCTGGACGGATAATCAGGGAAAAACAGGTTATGTTTCTAAAAATCCTTTTCACAGTCAGCCTTTTTATCCATCTTGGAAAGGAAATACGATTACTTTTAAAGGAACATTTTTGCAATCTAATGCATTCGATCAATCAGGAACAGGAAGTTATTGGGTTTGTCCGGCATACGATTGGGGTTACGCAGACAACTGGTCTAATGCTGATGACAAAGCGCAAATTAATATCGATTGGGCTGTAAACTCAAAAGGAGAATCGGTAAAACTAAAAGGAATTGACTTTGTAAAAGTTTATAATTCGAATCGTGCAGAAGCGGGTTGGTTAGGAGAAGTTTCTACAGAAGTTGCAGGATTTAAAGATTTGAATTTACCGTAA